The Bacillus sp. Y1 genome includes the window CTTCCCATATCGTTCGTCGATCATAAGGCGTGTCGCATAGCCTGATATCGTGTCATGCCAGCCGAGCGAATCATCAATAATACTAGCTAGTACTCTTCCATTGTCACTCATCAAGACGTTTCCAGTCGTTAAGTGAGCGGTATGCTGAGCCTTTAATGTATCCGGCATATTGTAGCGCTCTGATGTGTCATCTGCGTTATATAAAAGGAGTGAAAGATTGGCTCCCTCTCCAAGAGCAGTGAAGGTTAGTTGTTTTCCACTTCTTATTTTTGTTGACCATTTTCCACCAGCAGGAATTATTTTCGTTAGTACCTTACTCATCATTTAGCCTCCTTTAAAATAAAAAAGGATAAAAGCCTAGGAGATCATTCATCTCCCAGGCTTTTATCCTTCCGTGTATACAGCAGATGCTGTACGCTCTCTCTCGGACCTGACGTTAATAACCGGAACCCTAGAAAGCTTTTTCGTTTCCAACAGTATGTGGAAACCTGTATGTTGTTGTAATTAGTATAACTATCAGAAAAGATAGATAACAATGAAAGTGTCAGACTATCTAACAATGTTTTTCTTAATCGCTGTTTGATGAAAAGACAAAGCCATTTTACGTTCCTTAGCTTTGGTCCATTCAGTCTTTAAGAAAAGATAAGTAAATCCTACTGCCACCCAGATCACTCCAGCTGTTAAAGTATGCTTATCCAGCAAGGTTAACAGCCAGCCGATAAAACTTGCCCCGACAAGTGGGAAAATAAGATAGAAGCATGTGTCTTTTAGTGAGCGTTTTTTCATTTTCACATAATAATGAGCAATCACTGATAAATTGACAAATATAAATGCGGTTAAGGCTCCGAAGCTTACAAACATGACGGCAGTATCTAGACTAATGAACACCGCAGAAAATGAAATAATCGCTACCAAAACGATATTGGCAAAAGGTGTTTTGTATTTAGGATGAATGCTTGTAAAAATTTTCCCTGGAAGAATCGATTCCTTACCAAGTGCATATAAAAATCGGCTCACACTTGTTACAGAAGAAACACCCTGTGTAAAGGTTGCGATCATAAGAACCATAATGAAAAGAGAACTGAATAAATTGCCACCAACTAATTGAACGAGATTATAGGCTGCATTATCAGGATTAGTAAAAGTAAAATCTGGATAGGCAATTTGAGTCAAATAAGAAATCACCGTGTACATCGTTACCGCTATGATCACAATGAGAAAGATGGCTTTTGGTATCGTCTTTTTTGCATCGATCGTTTCCTCTGCCATCGTTGTCACTGCGTCAAAACCGAGGAAGCAAAAACAAATGAGTGCTGCACCGGAAAATACGGCACTTAAGGCAATATGTTCGCCGAAGAAAGGTGTTAAGGAGAATAGTGAGCTTGCACCTGTTCCACCTGCTAAAAGATCCTTTGCAACGAGAATACAAAAAATAAGAATAAATCCGATTTGAACAAGTACAGACATCCCACTCACCCGAGCAGCGGACTTTATGCCAACGATATTAACAATAGCAAGGATGATATTCATAATGATAATCCAAACAAAAACCGGTATAGAAGGAAATTCTGTATGCATGAAGATGCCGAACGTAAGGATAGCAATAATAGGAGAGAAAATATAATCCAAAAGAAGAGCCCAACCAACAAGAAAGCCTGCCATTGGATGAACCGCCCTCTTCGTATACGTATAGGCAGAACCTGAGACAGGGTAAGCCTTAACCATTAAACTGTAGCTATAAGCAGTGAAAAAGATTGCAATGAAGGCTGTTACA containing:
- a CDS encoding APC family permease, whose translation is MNKGTGLVKSLKLHQVVFMGLAWMTPMIFFTVYGVAYEASSGMMAAAYVTAFIAIFFTAYSYSLMVKAYPVSGSAYTYTKRAVHPMAGFLVGWALLLDYIFSPIIAILTFGIFMHTEFPSIPVFVWIIIMNIILAIVNIVGIKSAARVSGMSVLVQIGFILIFCILVAKDLLAGGTGASSLFSLTPFFGEHIALSAVFSGAALICFCFLGFDAVTTMAEETIDAKKTIPKAIFLIVIIAVTMYTVISYLTQIAYPDFTFTNPDNAAYNLVQLVGGNLFSSLFIMVLMIATFTQGVSSVTSVSRFLYALGKESILPGKIFTSIHPKYKTPFANIVLVAIISFSAVFISLDTAVMFVSFGALTAFIFVNLSVIAHYYVKMKKRSLKDTCFYLIFPLVGASFIGWLLTLLDKHTLTAGVIWVAVGFTYLFLKTEWTKAKERKMALSFHQTAIKKNIVR